The window ACTTCGGAGAAATCGAACGGGCTTATTCCGTCGAGGCAAGCGACGTTTACGGCGTGCAGGTTCCGGTCGGACCGCCGCTGGTGGTGCGTATAGATCCCGCAGCGGGAACAGAAGAAGTGATCCACCGACCCGGAATGAAAGCGATAGCTCGTCAGCAGCTCCTCGCCCTGAAGGATTTTGACCCCGCCAATGTCGGCCGTCACGACGACCGCACCGCGCATGCGGCAGTAGGAGCAGTTGCAGCGCCGGACCGCGTTGAAGCCGTCGCTGAGCGACACTTCGAAGCGCACCGCACCACAATGGCATTGGCCGGTTCTGACGTCTGCAGCGCTGGTCATCCTGTCGCGTCTCCCATTCCCGTCGTGCGCGAGTCTCCGGAACGAGGCTCGAAACGCCTGCCATCAATCTACCACCGCGATCGGCGGTCGTGCGCGGCGCGAGCCGCGCGGAGAAGGCCGGAAGCGTTCAGGTCCGCTCACCGCCGGGCGAGCGCCGAGATTCTGGCGACGAGTTCCGACTGCCGGTTGACGCCGAGTTTCTGGAACGCGCGCTTCAGCACGACACGCGCCGTGCCCTCGGTGATGCCGAGCGCGGCCGCGGCCTCCCTGACCGCATGGCCGGCGGCCAGCAGGGCGGAAAGGCGGGCTTCGCCGAAGGTGAGCCCGAACACATCGCGCACCACCGACGGCTCGACGACCCGTTCCTGCTCCAGATGCTGGGCCACCACCAGGACATGCCGGTCCGGCTTGACGATGCCGAGATGGGCCGCCGCCGCGCCGAGCAGCGGCAGCACCCACAGCACGAGGCGCTTGCCGGTGCCGGCCGCGGTGACGGTGATCGGCCGCGGTGCGCCACCCGCCTCGCCGGCTTCGGAATGGGCGCGGTCGAGCGCGGCCGAAAAGGCCGCGTCCTCGTCGGAGAGCGCGGGACGCAGCGCCCCGTCGCCGGCCGCGAAATAGTCGCCGATCAGCCCGCGCGCCGAACCGTTCACCAGGAGAGGACGCCGCGCGCCGTCGAGAATGAACGCCGGCCGGTCGAGCGCATCGAACGCACCGGCGACGGTCCGGTGCGCGGCACCGGTCTGAGCCAGCCGGCCGGATATGCGCAGCGACTGCTCGAAATGACGCGCGACCAGAAGCAGGCGATCCGCCTCCGCCCGCTCGTAAGGCCCGGCATCCCGGCCGCGCTGGACCAGCAATCCGGCCGGCGACCCCAAATCGGACTCGATGATGGCGACCATCTGCCAGTAGAGGCCGAACCTCGGCAGAAAGTCCGCATAGAACGGATCGGCCGCGATCTCGGCGTCGGTAAGGATGTCGCGGTCGCTGTAGACGTCGCCCGAACGGAAGCCGAACGTGGCGCGCGGCGCCAGCCACGGATTGCGCGTCGACCAGTCCTCGGCGTCGTAGGCGACGACCGCGCTGTCGAGGGCGGCCGAATGGGCGGCGACGGTCCAGCGCGCCGGCTGCCGCACATAGAGCAGCGCCCCCTTCGAGCCGAACAGCGCGGCGATGTCGTTCAGCGCGGCGGGCCAGTCGCCGGGCGTCAGGCTGGCCTCGTAGATGCGGTAGAGCGTGTCGTTGAAGGCGGGCACTCGCAGTTCCATCGGCTGGGCGTCGTCACAGGGCGCACGCGACGTGAGGGGCGAAAATCATCCGGCCGCAAATCATCCGGTCGCCATAAGCACCCGGGGCGCGGGTCGGTTCAAGCCGACAGGACTATTGGAGCCGACAAGACGCTTCGAAGCGATAAAACAATCGTGAAGTCTGCGGCGAACGATGTTTACACCGACCCATGATGGCCAGGCACGCACCCGGAGGCAAGATCGACCGGGCAATTTCCCCGCGTAATGTCGTGTCTCGGGGCAGATTCCACCGGACCGCAGGCTCCCGCGTATTTGTATCCCATACGGGATATTGAGCGAAAAGACGCTGCGTGGCATCGCTTTCACCCGGAACTCGTCTTGGGAAAATCGCGTGCATTCTATCCTGGAAACCCGACAGTTCGCGCCCGTTTTTGCGGGGTTGGGTCGAAATAGAGAGGCATGGCCGTGTCACACCTTTGCGGCCGGATCCGTTGCTGCGGTGGAGGTCGCTTCCCTCGATGCCTTTCCGGGGCGGAACCCACCGCTCCTATACCCATGTATAAATGACGACGGAGGTCACGGAACGTATATCTCGTTTATATCTTTGTAATACTCGGAATTTTTGCCGATATATTCCGAATTTTATCTTGATATTGCAAAGTCCGAAACCAATGTCCGTATGGCGACGGTGCGAAACCGTGCGCCGTCCCGAGATCCTCCTGAAGGCGGAGACCCAAGACCATGAGCGAACTGATCCAGCCGATCGTCGGCACCAGGGGCGCCGATATCGTCGGTCCGCGCAATCCCGCGGTGGAAGCGCAGAACCCCGACATCCTGATCCCGCCGCTGACGGACAATGGCGGCATTCCGAACCTCAAGTTCCCGTTCGCCATGGCCCATAACCGGCTGGAAGACGGCGGCTGGGCGCGGGAGGTCACCCGGCGCGAGATGGGCACCCTTCAGGAGCTCGCCATCGTCAACATGCGCCTGCCGCCCGGCGTGGTGCGCGAGATGCACTGGCACAAGGAAGCCGAGTGGGCCTATGTGCTGAAGGGCCGCGTGCGCTTCTACCTGATCGACGACCAGCGCCAGACCCTGATCGAGGACCTCGAGCCCGGCGATCTCTGGCTGGCTCCGGCAGGGTTCCCGCACGCGATCCAGGGCCTCGAGGAAGGCACCGAGTTCGTGCTGGTGTTCAATGACGGCAACTTCTCGGAAAACCAGACGCTGCTGGTGACCGAACTGTTCGCCCACACCCCGCGCGAGGTGCTGGCGAAGAATTTCGGCGTGCCGGCCGAGGCCTTCGACGGCATCCCGGCTTCGGAGAAGTACATCTTCCGCCAGCCGGTGCCGCCGCCGCTGGAGCAGGTGCGGGCCGAACTCGGCGCCGTGACCTTCACCGACAAATATGTCTTCCGCGCCTCCAGAATCGCTCCCACCCCCTATCCGGGTGGCGCGACGACGGTGGTAGACTCGCGCAATTTCGAGGTGACCAACCTCGCCGCGCTGTTCATCGACCTGGAGCCGGGCGGGATGCGCGAGATCCACTGGCATCCCGACGCCGATGAAATCCAGTACTACATCAGCGGCAAGGCCCGCATGACCGTGTTCGATGCGGTCAGCAACGCGCGAACCTTCGATTTCGTGGCCGGCG of the Pseudoxanthobacter soli DSM 19599 genome contains:
- a CDS encoding GFA family protein gives rise to the protein MTSAADVRTGQCHCGAVRFEVSLSDGFNAVRRCNCSYCRMRGAVVVTADIGGVKILQGEELLTSYRFHSGSVDHFFCSRCGIYTHHQRRSDRNLHAVNVACLDGISPFDFSEVPVMDGVNHPNDTGKQPRLAGILRFTPEN
- a CDS encoding helix-turn-helix transcriptional regulator yields the protein MELRVPAFNDTLYRIYEASLTPGDWPAALNDIAALFGSKGALLYVRQPARWTVAAHSAALDSAVVAYDAEDWSTRNPWLAPRATFGFRSGDVYSDRDILTDAEIAADPFYADFLPRFGLYWQMVAIIESDLGSPAGLLVQRGRDAGPYERAEADRLLLVARHFEQSLRISGRLAQTGAAHRTVAGAFDALDRPAFILDGARRPLLVNGSARGLIGDYFAAGDGALRPALSDEDAAFSAALDRAHSEAGEAGGAPRPITVTAAGTGKRLVLWVLPLLGAAAAHLGIVKPDRHVLVVAQHLEQERVVEPSVVRDVFGLTFGEARLSALLAAGHAVREAAAALGITEGTARVVLKRAFQKLGVNRQSELVARISALARR
- a CDS encoding cupin domain-containing protein, with protein sequence MSELIQPIVGTRGADIVGPRNPAVEAQNPDILIPPLTDNGGIPNLKFPFAMAHNRLEDGGWAREVTRREMGTLQELAIVNMRLPPGVVREMHWHKEAEWAYVLKGRVRFYLIDDQRQTLIEDLEPGDLWLAPAGFPHAIQGLEEGTEFVLVFNDGNFSENQTLLVTELFAHTPREVLAKNFGVPAEAFDGIPASEKYIFRQPVPPPLEQVRAELGAVTFTDKYVFRASRIAPTPYPGGATTVVDSRNFEVTNLAALFIDLEPGGMREIHWHPDADEIQYYISGKARMTVFDAVSNARTFDFVAGDVGYVPKTLAHYIENTGDEPVRVLNVFHTGVYKDVSLNNWLALTPRHLVEGHLDVGDPLMSAFRPTRQPVVKG